The genomic region ATAGCTGCAGGTATAGTCGAGGAGATCACGGAGAAAGGTCCATAGACTAGCTTGGCAATTTTTATACGGCCCCTCCAGATTTATTTACAATCCCCGAGTATACATTTTACAAAGGAGGTGTAGGATTGAGGTTAAGGTTCCCTAAAACCCTTGTGGCTGTAGTTCTTATGCTATTCTCGATCTATATGGTTTGCGGAGGTATATACGTGGTCGTAGAGAGCAAGGAGAATGATTACGTAAACCAGTTATGGGTTCGGCATAGACAAACCGGAAGGCTTACTCCCATATTCCCAAGCCTCAGGTCTCAGATAGTCGGTGAGGGCTATGTGATAGGTATTATTCTTTCACTAGGTGCTATTGGATTGCTACTACCCTATACCGGTTTGAGGTTTAGGATGAGTCCCGACGCCATGAAAACCTTATTGGCCATCTCAATCCTGTTGCTTTTAGTCTCTATCTACTTGACGTTTAGCATATACTTCTCTAAACTTCGCGGAGATGCTTGGCCTTAAACGTCTTCCAATCCTTCAGCCGTTATTTTAACCATGAAGACACCCTTTTTCCCGGTTAAACTGTTTTTCTCAACGGTAACCTGTCTGACATCGGGTTTACCTGTAAGCTCCATCCTTATGACGATGGAGGACCAAAACCTTAGAACTCTCCCGGCGACGGGTTCTAACCCTCTTTTATCGAAAGCTCTGACTTGGCTTATGGTCAAAATCGACAAGTCGAAGGTCTTAGCAGTCTTGCTCAGGTAAGCCATCTGCCTATTAAGCTCCCTGTTTAGACCGAAGGAGTCCCTCGTCTCCGAGAGTTCAGCCCTATAAAGCCTAGTGATCGAGTCCAATACAATCAGCGCTACACCTCGGCTTATATACCTCTCAAGACTTTCGACTATGTATGTCTGTTCGCTGAACGAGTTAGGTCTAAGTATGAGCATCCTCTGTAAGGTCTCCTCGCCTAGACTACCTGCTATCTGTAAAAGCCTACGGGAACTCAGTCTCTCGTCAGAGTCTATATATATGGTTTTAAACCCTTTAGCCATCGCTTTAACGGCCGCCTGTAAAGCTAGCGTAGTCTTACCTGAGCCGGCTTCACCGTATATTAGAGTAAGATGCCCTCTAGGAAGACCCCCGCCGAGCATCTTATCGAGCGTAAGGCATCCTGTAGGCAGGTTCAGAGCTCGACTCCTCCGTACATTAAAATTATGGTTCTAGGATTTAGAATTTACACCTGGGGGATGGTTAAAAATTATATTCTCGACCCCCTACTACTCTTACAGTGTCGGTTATGGAAAAAGGTGGACCTGGCTTCTTTGAAGTCAAAGCCGGAGAATGTCTGCTGATCGGTGGACCGGCTCATCTGAGAGTTTCAGAGGGCAGGGTCGAAGCCCTAGGGGTTGAACTGGCTAAAGGTGGCAGAGCAGTTGTAAGAGTTTTCAAAGCCCTACCGGTTAAAGCCCTTGAGAACAGTCTTCTAGAGATAAAGTATGGTGTAAACGGGTTCGTCGAGAAGATAGATGAACCTTATCCATCAAGCTGGCTGAACGTTATCGAGGAGGCTTTGAAGCTCAAGGAAACCGTTATAGTCATGGGTGGCGTAGACGTCGGGAAGTCTACACTCTGCACGTTGATCACGAACATTGCTCTGCAGAAAGGTTTCAAAGTCGCCGTGATAGAGGGCGACGTCGGTCAAGCCGAGATAGGGCCTCCGACCACCGTAAGCCTAGCTATACCTAAACGACCTTCACCTGACTTGTTTAGGCAGAACCCCGTGGCTTCAGAGTTCGTCGGCTCTACAAGCCCCATGGGCTTCGAAGACGAGGTAGTGGAAGCGTTAGCTAAACTTAAAACGAAGGCAGAGAGCCACGGGGTCGATATGACGGTCGTTAACACTGACGGATGGGTCGAAGACGGAAAGGCTGTCGAGTACAAGGTCAGGTTAGCTGACGTGTTAAAACCGTCGCTTATAGCTCTCTTATGCAGAGAGGATGAGCTTGAAGACCTTAGAAAACGGCTCATGGAGAAGTTTAACGTTCTAATCGTTCAGCCGCTTCCAAAGGCTAGACGGAGAGATAGAGGAGCTAGGAAGGAGCTTAGAGAGCTAAGCTATCAGAAGAACCTAAGGGGTTCAGGATTAAGGTCTATACCTGTGAGTTGGGTTAAGATCTATAACCACGACTTGGGAACGGGAGTGGTCTTAAGCGAAGAGAGGTTTAGGACGCTTAACGAGCAGCTTAACGGCGGATTGGTATACGGGGAGGAGACGCCGAACGGCTTACTACTTGTCTTAAACAACAGGCTGGTCTCCGAAGAGGACGTTCGAAAGGTCTTCGAGAACTATAGTCGACCTGTAAACGTGGTTTGGAAAGGCTCTGAAAAAGGTCTCATAGTCGGCTTATACGATAGACGTGGGGAGTTTATGGGGATCGGAGTCATAGGAGAGGTGGACTACGGTAGAAGAGTTTTAAAGATTCACACGCCTTGTCAGAAGCCTATAGGCATCATAAAACTCGGCTACGTGAAACTCGTCGGGTCTTGGAAGGAAGTCGAAAAATTCCGTCGATGCCCTCTTGAACCTAAAAGGATCAACGCATCTG from Candidatus Bathyarchaeota archaeon harbors:
- a CDS encoding AAA family ATPase, translating into MLGGGLPRGHLTLIYGEAGSGKTTLALQAAVKAMAKGFKTIYIDSDERLSSRRLLQIAGSLGEETLQRMLILRPNSFSEQTYIVESLERYISRGVALIVLDSITRLYRAELSETRDSFGLNRELNRQMAYLSKTAKTFDLSILTISQVRAFDKRGLEPVAGRVLRFWSSIVIRMELTGKPDVRQVTVEKNSLTGKKGVFMVKITAEGLEDV